The following DNA comes from Phormidium ambiguum IAM M-71.
TCTACAACTAGAAAGAATAAAACTCTAAATAGCGATCGCCTCTTCTCTGCTTTAAGCTTCTGGCTGTTCCCTGACTCAAGTGCTGTCTTTTGTTCTCTTTATTTAAAGAGAATATAAAATTATAAGTAACAATTTCTATACATTTCGCATAAATTTATAAGTAACAATCTCTATACATTTTGCATAATTTAGTAGAAAAAGAGTAATTATATAGTTGAGCGTACTCAGGGTTCACTAATTATGAATCTACTATCTTATTCTCTTGAAGAACCCGAAGGACAAGTTCCATTGAATTCTCCTTGGTATGTGGAACGTCAACCTATTGAAAATGATTGTTATCAAGCGATTCTCAAGCCAACCGCTTTAATTAGGATTAAAGCGCCTAAAAAGATGGGAAAAAGTTCACTCATAAGTCGAATTATAGATAAATGTAAGCAACAAGGGTATCGGACTGTTAGTATTGATTTTCAATTAGTAGAGCGAAATTTTCTGACAGATTTAGACCAGTTTTTACAGTGGTTTTGTGCCAGTGTTACTGATGCTTTGGAGTTAGATGACCAAATCGCGCAATATTGGAAGGGATTGAGAGGTTGTAAAACTTCCTGTACGAATTATTTTCAACGCTATTTACTAGCTAAAATAGATACTCCTTTGGTATTAGCGTTAGATGAAGTCGATCGCATTTTTCAATATCCAGAAATTGCTATTGATTTTTTTGGATTATTGCGAACATGGCATGAAAACGGAAAAAATGAACCTAAATGGCAAAATCTCCGATTAGTAATTGCCCATTCCAAAGAAGTTTACATTACTCTGAATATCAATCAATCTCCATTTAACGTAGGTTTACCTATTGAATTACCAGAATTAACAAAAGAACAGGTAATAGATTTGGTACAAAGACATAGCTTAGTTTTTAGTTCTGAAGAAATCGATCGGTTAATGACAATGCTAGGAGGACATCCTTATTTAGTCAGAGTAGCATTATATCGATTAGCCAAGCATGAAATTAATTTGGAACATTTATTAGAAATTGCTCCTACTGAAGAGGGATGTTTTTACGATCATCTGCGCCAGCATTTAGGTAAACTAGAACAAGACGAAGTATTATTAGAAGCAGCAAAAAAGGTAGTAGCTGTTGACGATCCCATTAAAATTGGTGCAACTGAAGCCTTTAAGTTGCGAAGTATGGGATTAATTAAATTTGTCGGAAATGAAGTCATGCCTTTGTGCGATTTATATCGCTTATATTTGCGCGATCTTTTAGAAATTAAAACCACATCTGATGATGATGAAGAAAATACAACTTTAGCAGCGATTGTTTTTACTGATGTAGTTAACTCTACACCACTAATGGCAGCTAATCAAAAGCTAATGCGAGAATTGCTAAAACGAGATTTTCATCTGATGAGTGAAATTTGTCAACGTTATCAAGGACAAGTGTTAAAAAATTTAGGTGATGGCTTGTTGATGTATTTTGCTAGTGCAGTCAAAGCAGTTACTTGTTCTATCCAAATTCAAAAAGCGATCGCAACTGAAGCAGCCACTTCACCTTCAGGACGGGTTTTAATTCATCGAATTGGAATTCATTTAGGTGATGTTTGTTTAATCGGAGGAGATGTTTTAGGGCTAGGAGTAAATATAGCAGCTAGATTACAAAAAGAAGCTGCACCAGGCAAAATTTGCATTTCTCAAAATGTTTATGATGTTGTCAAAGATCATCTTAATTTAGATGTAGAAACTTTGGGAGAACAACAATTAAAAGGAGTGCCATATAGAATAACGCTTTATCAAATTAAACCTTGATTTCTTATGAATAACAATCTCTATCAAGTTGGTGGAAGCTTACCTATTGACGCATCTAGTTACGTTACTCGCCAAGCTGATGAAGACTTGTACAAAGGATTAAAAGCTGGAGAATTTTGCTATGTTTTAAATTCGCGTCAAATGGGTAAATCTTCTCTGAAAGTGCGGGTCATGCAACGTTTAAAAGCTGAAGCAATTAATTGTGTTGCTATTGATATTACTGCAATTGGTACTGCAAATATTACTCCTGAAGAATGGTACTTTAGTATAATTGATACTATTATTGGTAGTTTAGATTTATACGATCAATTCGATTTAGATAATTGGTGGAATGATAATCAAAAATTGTCTCTTATTCAGAAATTTAGTAAATTTATTGCAACCATATTATTAAAAATAGTTCCTACTCAAATAGTAATTTTTGTTGATGAAATAGATAGCGTTCTAGCTTTACCTTTTAAACTTGATGACTTTTTTGTTTTGATTAGAGATTGCTATAATCGTAGGGCCGATCGTCCAAAATATCAACGATTAACTTTTGCTTTAATAGGTGTTGCTACTCCTTCTGATTTAATTAGTGATAAACGAAGAACTCCATTTAATATTGGCAAAGCAATAGAATTAACTGGATTTAAGCTAACGGAAGTACAACCACTAACTTTAGGATTAGCAAATAAATCAAGTCATCCACAAATTTTAATTCAAAATATTTTAGATTGGACTGGCGGACAACCATTTTTGACTCAGAAACTTTGTTCTCTAATTTTGAAAGAAAAGGAACCTATTCCTGAAGGGAGAGAAAAAGATTGGTTGGCAAATTTAGTGCAAACAAAAATTGTGGAAAACTGGGAATCAAATGATGAACCAGAACACTTAAGAACAATCCGCGATCGGCTATTAATTAATCAACAAAAAGCAAGTAGATTACTCGGACTATACCAACGAATTTTACAACAAAACTTGCAACACTTAAAAGCAGAAGGAAATCCCGACGAAGCAGAACTGCGTTTATCAGGATTAGTAGTTAAACAAGACAGTAAATTAAAGGTTTACAATCAAATTTATGCAGAGGTTTTTGATTGTAATTGGTTAGAGCAAGAATTAGGTAAATTACGCCCTTATTCCGAATCATTCAATGCCTGGGTTGCTGCCAGTTATCAAGATGAATCTCGATTATTAAGAGGAAAAGCCTTAAATGATGCTTTAATTTGGGCAAAAAATAAACATTTATCTTTTGAAGATTATCGCTTTTTAGAAGCTAGTCAAATCTTGGAACAAGCAGAAACTAAAAAAGAGCTAGAATCTCAAAAACTTGCCAATGAAATTTTATCTGAGGCGCAAAATAAAGCTCAATTAGCATTAGCAGAAGAACGAGAAGCAAATAACCGTTTAAAACAAGCGCAAGCACAAACCGAAAAAACTATTCGTAAAGGAAGAAGAGTAATCATTGCTATGGCTATGATTGCCGTAAGCCTCGCTTTAGCTTCTGTTTTGTTTGTCAAGGAACGCTTAGAAACTTTAGCTGTAACGGATTTGCGGTTAACGGTTGCCTCTGCCCAAGAAAAATTTCTCTTAGGGGAATCTTTTCAATCCTTAATTGAAAGCTTGAAATCAGCACAAAAACTGAAAAAATTAAACCGCTCAGTTTGGGATAAAGATAGTACTCAAGGGCTAGTTTTTACTGTTCTCGATCAGGCTATCTATACAGTCCAAGAATATAACACCCTTAAGGGGCATAGTGCTGGAATAACAGGAGTTAGTTTTAGCCCGGATGGAGAATTGATTGCTTCTGCAAGTGCGGACAAAACGGTGAAATTGTGGAAACGAGATGGCACTCTTTTAAACACTTTTAACGGTCATAGTCGTGGAATAACAGGAGTTAGTTTTAGCCCGGATGGAGAATTGATTGCTTCTGCAAGTGCGGACAAAACGGTGAAATTGTGGAAACGAGATGGTACTCTTTTAAACACTTTTAACGGTCATAGTCGTGGAATAACAGGAGTTAGTTTCAGCCCGGATGGAGAATTGATTGCCTCCGCAAGTTGGGACAAAACAGTGAAATTGTGGAAACGAGATGGTACTCTTTTAAACACTTTTAACGGTCATAGTCGTGGAATAACAGGAGTTAGTTTCAGCCCGGATGGAGAATTGATTGCCTCCGCAAGTTGGGACAAAACAGTGAAATTGTGGAAACGGGATGGCACTCTTTTAAACACTTTTAAAGGTCATAGCAATTGGGTATCGGCAGTTAGCTTTAGCCCGGATGGAGAATTGATTGCTTCTGCAAGTTGGGACAAAACGGTGAAATTGTGGAAAAGAGATGGCACTCTTTTAAATACTCTTAACGGTCATAGCAATTGGGTATCAGCAGTTAGCTTTAGCCCGGATGGAGAATTGATTGCTTCTGGAAGTCGGGACAAAACAGTGAAATTGTGGAAAAGAGATGGCACTCTTTTAAATACTCTTAACGGTCATAGCAATTGGGTATCAGCAGTTAGCTTTAGCCCGGATGGAGAATTGATTGCTTCTGGAAGTCGGGACAAAACAGTGAAATTGTGGAAAAGAGATGGCACTCTTTTAAATACTCTTAATGGTCATAGCAATTGGGTATCGGCAGTTAGCTTTAGCCCGGATGGAGAATTGATTGCTTCTGGAAGTCGGGACATAATGATAAAGTTGTGGAAAAGAGATGGCACTCTTTTAAACACTCTTAACGGTCATGGTAATTGGGTATCGGCAGTTAGTTTCAGCCCGGATGGAGAATTGATTGCTTCTGGGAGTGAAGATAAAACAGTAAAGTTGTGGAAACGAGATGGCAGTCTTTTCAAAACTATTAACGGTCATAGTGATGGGGTATCGGCAATTAGTTTTAGCCCGGATGGAGAATTGATTGCTTCTGGGAGTGAAGATAAAACAGTAAAGTTGTGGAAACGAGATGGCAGTCTTTTCAAAACTATTAACGGTCATAGTGATGGGGTATCGGCAATTAGTTTTAGCCCGGATGGAGAATTGATTGCTTCTGGGAGTGAAGATAAAACAGTAAAGTTGTGGAAACGAGATGGCAGTCTTTTCAAAACTATTAACGGTCATAGTGATGGGGTATCGGCAATTAGTTTTAGCCCGGATGGAGAATTGATTGCTTCTGGAAGCTGGGACAAAACAGTAAAGTTGTGGAAACGAGATGGCAATCTTTTCAAAACTATTAACGGTCATAGCGATGGGGTATTGGCAATTAGTTTTAGCCCGGATGGAGAATTGATTGCTTCTGGAAGCTGGGACAAAACAGTGAAGTTGTGGAAACGAGATGGCAGTCTTTTCAAAACTATTAACGGTCATAGCGATGGAGTGTATGCCGTCAGTTTTAGCCCGGATGGAAAATGGATTGCTTCTGCAAGTTGGGACAAAACAGTGAAGTTGTGGAAACGAGATGGTAGTCTTTTCAAAACTATTAACGGTCATAGCGATGGGGTATCGGCAATTAGTTTTAGCCCGGATGGAGAATTGATTGCTTCTGCAAGTGCGGACACAACGATAAAGTTGTGGAAGTGGGATGGTACGCTTTTAAAAACTTTTAATGGTCACAACGACAGGATATGGGCAGTCAGTTTTAGCCCAGATGGAAAATGGATTGCTTCTGGGAGTGAGGACAAAACCTTGAAGTTATGGGATCTCAATATAGAAATAGATAGTTTAGTTGCTCTCAACTGTCATTGGCTGAAAAATTACTTTACCGCTAACCCTGAAACAAAAAAAGAATTCTCAATTTGTGAGGATAAAGAGGTCTTGAAACAAATTCCTTCACTTTTGTTCACACAAGCGCAAGAATTGGCTAAAAATGGTGCAGTTTCCGAATCATTAGCTGTATTTAAAGAAGCTAGTCAACTCGATCCAAGTCTGCAATTTAATTCCAAAACAGATATTTATCAACCAGCAGCTTATTATTGGCTGGAAAGAGGACGTTACTATGCTTCTATAGGAGATGTCCACAGGGCAAATTTACTAATTAACAAAGCTCTGAAATTCAATCCTACTCTAAAAATAAACTCTCAAACAGAAGTGAAAAAGAACTTATTAAACTATTTTCTAGAACAAAAAGAAATTAAAAAAGCTATTCAAATCTATAAAGAAGTGATTACACTTGAACCCAAAGTTGAGTTTTCCGTAGATGATTTGAATGATTTATGCTGGAATGGAAGCTTACACGGATATGCTAAAGATGTTTTACTTGCTTGTGAAAGTGCCGTGAAGCTTACGCTTAATGATGGATATATTCGAGATAGTCGAGGATTGGCGAGAGCTTTGGCAGGGAATACAAAGGGAGCGATCGAAGATTTTCAAGCATTTATTAAATGGAGTAATGATGAGGAAGCAAAAGCAAAAAGAAAAGCTTGGATTAAAGCTCTCCAGTCAGGTAAAAATCCATTTACACCAGCAGAATTAAAGCTTTTGCAGTAATTCTTTACCCCAAAACTACATCTAAAAGCATCATTAATATAAAACCGAACATTAAGCCGATCGTTCCCTGTTTTTCATAACCTAAACGGTGAGATTCGGGAATAATTTCATCACTAATTACAAATAACATTGCACCCGCCGCGAAAGCTAATCCCCAAGGAATTAAAGGTTTGGCTAAAGAAACTACAGCAGCACCAATTAAACCTCCGAATGGTTCAACTAAACCAGTAATTAATACAATCCATAAAGCATATAATTTTGAGTATCTTTCGGCAACTAAAGATAAGGCAACTACCATACCTTCGGGGATGTTTTGTAAACCAATACCTGTTGCTAAGGTTAGTCCTTGAGTGACTTCGCCGCTAGCAAAACCTACTCCTACGGCTAATCCTTCCGGGAAGTTGTGAAGTGCGATCGCCAAAATAAACAACCAAACTCGCGCTAAATTACTCGGCTTATTTCCTTCAGAACCTTTAATAAAGTGTTCGTGGGGAAAGTTGCGATGAGTAAACCATAAAAATACACCACCTAATAAAATTCCTGTTGCTACAATTAAACCCGCAGTCACATTATTTCCAGTTGTAGAAGTTGCAGCTTCAATACCAGGAATAATCAAGGAAAAAGAGGTTGCAGCTAACATTACTCCTGCACCAAAACCTAACATTGCTCCTTGAAGGTTATCAGTAATTCGCTTAATAAAAAAAATGGGCAGTGCGCCCGCTGTTGTTGCTAAACCAGCTGCTAAACTGCCCAAAAGTCCATATAAAACTGTAGGATCGTTCACCATAGATTCGATTGCTGCATCTGATTGTAACTGCGTCCTCGCCATTGAGTAGGCTTATGAAGAGAGGATAGCAAAATTCTCAGAAAAGCCAAGGGATCTGCTAGGGGGGAAAGCCAAAAAGTCCAATTAGATTTGCTTTGAGTAAAATCGTAAGATGGTGCGATCGCAAATAACAAAGCAAACCTAATCGCTAACAAAAATAAATTCAACCGCAACAACAGCACAAAGGGAAAAGCAGAAACAGAGAAAAAGGGAGAAAGTAACAAATAGGTGAGTGTTATTAGTAAAGGTAAAGCTTGAACACTCAACAGCAACCACAAATCACCCAATATTTGTGAAAAAGAAGCCGCATCTTTTAAATCTAAACTTCTGCCCCATTCTGTCCAAGTTTGTGCCATCCCTTCATACATTCGGACTTTAATAACTTTCGCACCGTCTAAAAAGCCAACTTTATAACCTTGGAAAGCTGCATAACGGGCTAAAGTTACATCATCACAAAAAGAACTGCGGGCGCTAGAGTAACCACCCAAAGCAGCTAAAACCGATCGCTTACACAAAAAACATTGCCCATTTGCCATTACCCTTTCCGGGCTTTGATTATTCGTTCCTGCCGGATCAAATCTGTACAATAATGTCATTAATAAAGCAGGTTGTAGCCACCACTCCCCCGGATATTGCAAAATAAATTGGGGGGAGAGAGAGACTAAATCATAACCCTGTTTTTGGGCAGTTTTCACTAAACCTGCAACTAATCCAGGTTGAGGTTGAGTATCTGCATCAATGCCTAAAATCCACTCACTTTGTTCAGAACTGTACAGAAAACCATTGTGTAATGCCCAAGGTCTTCCTACCCAATCTTTGGGTAAAGGATCGTCATTAATTAAGCGAAATCTAGGGTCTTTTTCCTCAGCTTTTTTCACTAAATGGGGGGTAGCATCCTGAGAGTAACTATCAACGATAATCATTTCTCTCACTTCGTAGCTTTGACGACTTAAACCAGCTAAACAGGGAGAAATTCGTTTTGCTTCGTTGAGAGTGGGAACTACCACACTGACTGCACCAACAAGATCTGGTGTGGGGGAAAGGGGTGAAACTGGAGGTTGACGAAAAGGGCCTTTGAGAAGGCGGGAAAGCAGAATTAATGTTGCTGGTACTTGTAACAGTAACAACCCAAAACAAACAGCACCCGCCACTATTAACCAATTTTGGTTCACTTTAATCCTACTTTTACCGCTGCCACTGGAATTTCGGTTTTGATTGTAGTTGATTCTTCTGCCGCAAATAGTGTTTTGTTGCTAGATGCTAGCTGATAAAGCGTTAATGTGGGAATTACGCCTACTAATACGCCCAGTAAAACTGGAATGCCAAAACCGAAACCCAAGCTTAACACGGCAGCATAGCCAAAGTTACTTAAATAAATGGCTAGAGGAAAAATTAGTTGATTTTGAGTGAAATAGCTGGGAGAGTTTTGCTTTCCTGCACCAAACTTGAAGTTCCAGAAAATTGCGGCTACGCTCATGAATAAGAAGCTGGTGCCATACCATCCGGCGTAATTTTGGTAAGGTGTACCAAAGAATGCTCCTGCTTGTTCCCAATACCAGAAAGGTACGATCGTTTGACTCATAGCTGGTTCCAGGGCAAAATCCCAGGATGTGAACATTAAAGCACCGATGGCGATCGCACCGAGTTGACGGATAAAGCTGGGCTTTTCTGCTAATCTGATTCCAGCACGAGCGATCGCATAACAAACGATCCCCATGTAAAACCAAGAAATTGGAATCGTAAACGGTACTAAACCTGCAATTTTGTACCCCAATCCGTTGAGGTAATGATAATCACCAAAAGGAAATCCGGTACTGGTTCCTAACAATTCGCTGCTTACAGAAATCAGCATTGCCGGAAACATGAAGCTTAACCAAGGCCAAACGCCCCAAGTCCGGTAAGCATAAATGGATACTGCGATCGCACCCAGAATGATATTGATTACCCCGCCCCAAGCCATACTCAGCCCAAAGAAGCTTTGTCCTAAACCTGGTAAACTGGCAATCAGTTCTGGTCGGGGTAAAACGTACAGTAACCCTGCCCATCCAAAAATCATAGATAAAATGTGTCCAGCCAGACAGAAGCGCTCGACTGTAACAAGTTGCTTCATAAAGACTCCTCTAGATAGGTGACGATTCGGAAAGCGCTTCTTAATAGTTTACAAATGTTTACTAAAATTTACCCATAAGATTATAAGTTTCTGCAAAACTTGCCAGGAGATGTAAGGTAGAAGGTAGAAAACAGAAGGAAATTGGGCTGCGATCGGCACTACCGCTTGCCCCTGCCCAAAAACGTGAAGATCGCTTCTTGATTGCCCAAAGTCATTGATTATTATTTGATTTTGCTTTCTGCTTTCTTGCTTCTGCCATACATTTAAAATGCCATCAAAAATCGTTTGAAAACACAGACTAGGCTTTGTTAAACTCAGCATGAAGATTTTCAGTTAAATATGCAAAAAGTCAGCAGTTCTTACTTATTATCGCTATTACTGCTCTTTATTACATATATGAGTTTGGGTTGGGTATTGTACACAAATACTGTGCAATGGGGTTTGTGTAATGGTGAGTTATTTGGATTAAGTGTTTCTTTTAAGTGTAAATGGTGGGTACTCTTATTAATAGGGGCTTTAATTCTTTTATTAGCCGAAACTCTCGCCGCCCCACTTTCTAATTTAAGAAAATTTATAGCAATGGCTTTTGAATCAGATACTAGAGCTTTTATTGCCTTAATTAGCTTAGCGTTTATTACCGCTGTATTAGTAATTTGGATTCACTTTGTTGCTTATTTCATTCTTTTGCTTGCTTCTGCTTTACTAGCTAGATTGGATATGGTGATTATTGGCTTTAAAGACTGGCAAGCTTTTTTTACTTTAGCTATTGTTTCTCTTTCAGGATTTTTACTGGGTTGGATCGCCCCAATTTTAACTTTATCGCCTTAGTTGTTTAATTTTAAACTTGCGATCGCAATAGACACTAGAT
Coding sequences within:
- a CDS encoding AAA-like domain-containing protein, with product MNLLSYSLEEPEGQVPLNSPWYVERQPIENDCYQAILKPTALIRIKAPKKMGKSSLISRIIDKCKQQGYRTVSIDFQLVERNFLTDLDQFLQWFCASVTDALELDDQIAQYWKGLRGCKTSCTNYFQRYLLAKIDTPLVLALDEVDRIFQYPEIAIDFFGLLRTWHENGKNEPKWQNLRLVIAHSKEVYITLNINQSPFNVGLPIELPELTKEQVIDLVQRHSLVFSSEEIDRLMTMLGGHPYLVRVALYRLAKHEINLEHLLEIAPTEEGCFYDHLRQHLGKLEQDEVLLEAAKKVVAVDDPIKIGATEAFKLRSMGLIKFVGNEVMPLCDLYRLYLRDLLEIKTTSDDDEENTTLAAIVFTDVVNSTPLMAANQKLMRELLKRDFHLMSEICQRYQGQVLKNLGDGLLMYFASAVKAVTCSIQIQKAIATEAATSPSGRVLIHRIGIHLGDVCLIGGDVLGLGVNIAARLQKEAAPGKICISQNVYDVVKDHLNLDVETLGEQQLKGVPYRITLYQIKP
- a CDS encoding AAA-like domain-containing protein, producing the protein MNNNLYQVGGSLPIDASSYVTRQADEDLYKGLKAGEFCYVLNSRQMGKSSLKVRVMQRLKAEAINCVAIDITAIGTANITPEEWYFSIIDTIIGSLDLYDQFDLDNWWNDNQKLSLIQKFSKFIATILLKIVPTQIVIFVDEIDSVLALPFKLDDFFVLIRDCYNRRADRPKYQRLTFALIGVATPSDLISDKRRTPFNIGKAIELTGFKLTEVQPLTLGLANKSSHPQILIQNILDWTGGQPFLTQKLCSLILKEKEPIPEGREKDWLANLVQTKIVENWESNDEPEHLRTIRDRLLINQQKASRLLGLYQRILQQNLQHLKAEGNPDEAELRLSGLVVKQDSKLKVYNQIYAEVFDCNWLEQELGKLRPYSESFNAWVAASYQDESRLLRGKALNDALIWAKNKHLSFEDYRFLEASQILEQAETKKELESQKLANEILSEAQNKAQLALAEEREANNRLKQAQAQTEKTIRKGRRVIIAMAMIAVSLALASVLFVKERLETLAVTDLRLTVASAQEKFLLGESFQSLIESLKSAQKLKKLNRSVWDKDSTQGLVFTVLDQAIYTVQEYNTLKGHSAGITGVSFSPDGELIASASADKTVKLWKRDGTLLNTFNGHSRGITGVSFSPDGELIASASADKTVKLWKRDGTLLNTFNGHSRGITGVSFSPDGELIASASWDKTVKLWKRDGTLLNTFNGHSRGITGVSFSPDGELIASASWDKTVKLWKRDGTLLNTFKGHSNWVSAVSFSPDGELIASASWDKTVKLWKRDGTLLNTLNGHSNWVSAVSFSPDGELIASGSRDKTVKLWKRDGTLLNTLNGHSNWVSAVSFSPDGELIASGSRDKTVKLWKRDGTLLNTLNGHSNWVSAVSFSPDGELIASGSRDIMIKLWKRDGTLLNTLNGHGNWVSAVSFSPDGELIASGSEDKTVKLWKRDGSLFKTINGHSDGVSAISFSPDGELIASGSEDKTVKLWKRDGSLFKTINGHSDGVSAISFSPDGELIASGSEDKTVKLWKRDGSLFKTINGHSDGVSAISFSPDGELIASGSWDKTVKLWKRDGNLFKTINGHSDGVLAISFSPDGELIASGSWDKTVKLWKRDGSLFKTINGHSDGVYAVSFSPDGKWIASASWDKTVKLWKRDGSLFKTINGHSDGVSAISFSPDGELIASASADTTIKLWKWDGTLLKTFNGHNDRIWAVSFSPDGKWIASGSEDKTLKLWDLNIEIDSLVALNCHWLKNYFTANPETKKEFSICEDKEVLKQIPSLLFTQAQELAKNGAVSESLAVFKEASQLDPSLQFNSKTDIYQPAAYYWLERGRYYASIGDVHRANLLINKALKFNPTLKINSQTEVKKNLLNYFLEQKEIKKAIQIYKEVITLEPKVEFSVDDLNDLCWNGSLHGYAKDVLLACESAVKLTLNDGYIRDSRGLARALAGNTKGAIEDFQAFIKWSNDEEAKAKRKAWIKALQSGKNPFTPAELKLLQ
- a CDS encoding ZIP family metal transporter yields the protein MVNDPTVLYGLLGSLAAGLATTAGALPIFFIKRITDNLQGAMLGFGAGVMLAATSFSLIIPGIEAATSTTGNNVTAGLIVATGILLGGVFLWFTHRNFPHEHFIKGSEGNKPSNLARVWLFILAIALHNFPEGLAVGVGFASGEVTQGLTLATGIGLQNIPEGMVVALSLVAERYSKLYALWIVLITGLVEPFGGLIGAAVVSLAKPLIPWGLAFAAGAMLFVISDEIIPESHRLGYEKQGTIGLMFGFILMMLLDVVLG
- the cruG gene encoding 2'-O-glycosyltransferase CruG, whose protein sequence is MNQNWLIVAGAVCFGLLLLQVPATLILLSRLLKGPFRQPPVSPLSPTPDLVGAVSVVVPTLNEAKRISPCLAGLSRQSYEVREMIIVDSYSQDATPHLVKKAEEKDPRFRLINDDPLPKDWVGRPWALHNGFLYSSEQSEWILGIDADTQPQPGLVAGLVKTAQKQGYDLVSLSPQFILQYPGEWWLQPALLMTLLYRFDPAGTNNQSPERVMANGQCFLCKRSVLAALGGYSSARSSFCDDVTLARYAAFQGYKVGFLDGAKVIKVRMYEGMAQTWTEWGRSLDLKDAASFSQILGDLWLLLSVQALPLLITLTYLLLSPFFSVSAFPFVLLLRLNLFLLAIRFALLFAIAPSYDFTQSKSNWTFWLSPLADPLAFLRILLSSLHKPTQWRGRSYNQMQQSNLW
- the cruF gene encoding gamma-carotene 1'-hydroxylase CruF produces the protein MKQLVTVERFCLAGHILSMIFGWAGLLYVLPRPELIASLPGLGQSFFGLSMAWGGVINIILGAIAVSIYAYRTWGVWPWLSFMFPAMLISVSSELLGTSTGFPFGDYHYLNGLGYKIAGLVPFTIPISWFYMGIVCYAIARAGIRLAEKPSFIRQLGAIAIGALMFTSWDFALEPAMSQTIVPFWYWEQAGAFFGTPYQNYAGWYGTSFLFMSVAAIFWNFKFGAGKQNSPSYFTQNQLIFPLAIYLSNFGYAAVLSLGFGFGIPVLLGVLVGVIPTLTLYQLASSNKTLFAAEESTTIKTEIPVAAVKVGLK